A part of Aegilops tauschii subsp. strangulata cultivar AL8/78 chromosome 2, Aet v6.0, whole genome shotgun sequence genomic DNA contains:
- the LOC109751973 gene encoding uncharacterized protein yields MLLRRTAAAAAQRSSWLSPWRTILPHVGPARPYSATTSTSSPHRQRRSRCRTPQFTDGSLTTTSALRPFPDYSPPRPDSPADDALARRLAAALLASPSPGSLPPLPFIPLLRPLHLLLALPLLASHPNLTSLLVPLLLLFPSRPHPHPQLIQCFAIAAHLAVREPGTARAILVRALRFPSPHRHFVEQFIFTYKAFSSDPASFDLLLLCLPSAQLLRRLRQYGLSPSPESCNAVLSRLPLDEAIALFRELPDKNVCSHNILLKALLSAGRLKDARQHFDEMSSPPDVVTYGTMVHGYCDRGELENAVKLLDEMAAKGLESNATVYTSVIALLCNKGQVSDALRVVEDMTMHGVVLDAVVFTTVMSGFCSKGDLAAARRLFEEMQKRGLAADGVTYTALINGLCRAGELKEADRVLQEMVDKGLDVDVVTYTALIDGYCKRGNMVEAFRVHNEMVRRRVAPNVVTYTALSDGLCKQGDLRAANELLHEMCNKGLELNVYTYNSLINGLCKFGNLEQAMRIMTEMEAAGLRPDVYTYTTLIDTLCKSGEFDRAHSMLQEMLDKGIKPSIATYNVLMNGFCMSGRVEGGKKLLEWMLEKNVRPNVVTYNSLMKQCCIDKNMKSTTEIYKGMHSQEVAPNENTYNILIKGHCKARNMKEALYFHHEMIEKGFRLTTSSYSALIRLLNKKKKFSEARGLFDEMRKEGLTAEPDVYSFYIDISFNEDNLESTITLCDELVEASHVKSKAGTN; encoded by the coding sequence ATGCTCCTccgccgcaccgccgccgcagcAGCGCAGCGCTCCTCCTGGTTATCCCCCTGGCGAACCATCCTCCCGCACGTCGGCCCCGCCCGCCCTTATAGCGctaccacctccacctcctctccaCACCGGCAACGGCGCAGCCGCTGCCGCACACCGCAGTTTACGGACGGTTCGCTTACTACCACCTCTGCGCTCCGACCGTTCCCGGACTACTCTCCTCCCCGCCCCGACTCGCCGGCCGACGATGCCCTCGCGCGCCGTCTCGCCGCCGCGCTCCTCGCTTCGCCCAGCCCAGGCTCCCTCCCTCCTCTCCCCTTCATTCCCCTCCTCCGCCCGCTGCACCTGCTCCTCGCACTCCCCCTGCTCGCCTCCCACCCCAACCTCACCAGCCTCCTGGTCCCGCTCCTCCTGCTCTTCCCCTCCCGACCTCACCCCCATCCCCAACTCATCCAATGCTTCGCCATTGCCGCCCATCTCGCCGTGCGGGAACCCGGAACTGCGCGTGCTATCCTTGTACGAGCTCTTCGTTTCCCATCTCCTCAtcggcatttcgtcgagcagttCATCTTCACATACAAGGCCTTCTCGTCGGACCCCGCCTCCTtcgacctcctcctcctgtgcctcCCCTCCGCCCAGCTGCTCCGCCGGCTCCGCCAGTACGGCCTATCCCCATCCCCAGAATCCTGTAATGCTGTGCTCTCCCGCCTTCCCCTTGATGAAGCAATTGCCTTGTTCCGAGAACTCCCCGACAAGAACGTCTGCTCCCACAATATACTCCTCAAGGCGCTCCTCAGTGCAGGCCGGCTCAAGGATGCACGCCAACATTTTGATGAAATGTCGTCACCGCCAGATGTTGTGACGTACGGCACTATGGTCCATGGCTACTGCGATCGTGGTGAGCTGGAGAATGCGGTGAAGCTGTTGGATGAAATGGCAGCAAAGGGGCTGGAGTCAAATGCGACAGTGTATACAAGTGTGATTGCATTGCTGTGCAATAAAGGGCAGGTTTCAGATGCTTTGAGGGTGGTAGAGGACATGACGATGCATGGGGTGGTGTTGGATGCAGTGGTGTTTACAACTGTAATGAGTGGATTTTGTAGCAAGGGTGATTTGGCAGCTGCAAGAAGGTTGTTCGAAGAGATGCAGAAGAGAGGGTTGGCCGCTGATGGGGTGACATATACCGCGCTTATCAATGGTCTTTGTCGGGCTGGGGAGTTGAAAGAGGCAGACAGAGTACTTCAGGAGATGGTGGACAAGGGATTGGATGTTGATGTGGTCACATATACAGCACTCATTGATGGGTACTGCAAAAGAGGGAACATGGTGGAAGCCTTCCGAGTTCACAATGAAATGGTGCGGAGAAGAGTGGCACCAAATGTGGTGACATACACGGCTCTGTCTGATGGACTGTGCAAGCAGGGGGATTTGCGTGCTGCTAATGAGCTATTGCATGAGATGTGCAACAAGGGGTTAGAGCTGAATGTTTACACATACAACTCCCTGATCAATGGCCTGTGCAAGTTTGGCAATCTGGAGCAGGCCATGAGGATCATGACAGAGATGGAAGCAGCCGGACTTAGACCAGATGTTTATACATATACAACTCTTATAGATACGCTCTGCAAGTCAGGAGAGTTTGACAGGGCTCACAGCATGTTACAGGAAATGTTAGATAAAGGAATTAAGCCTAGTATTGCGACTTACAATGTTCTAATGAATGGTTTTTGCATGTCAGGTAGGGTAGAAGGAGGAAAAAAGCTGCTCGAGTGGATGCTGGAGAAGAACGTCCGCCCAAATGTTGTAACTTATAATTCTCTTATGAAGCAGTGCTGCATTGACAAGAACATGAAATCTACCACTGAGATTTACAAGGGGATGCATTCTCAGGAGGTGGCTCCAAATGAGAACACATACAATATATTGATCAAGGGGCACTGTAAGGCAAGAAATATGAAAGAGGCACTGTATTTCCATCATGAAATGATAGAGAAGGGATTTAGACTCACAACAAGCTCTTATAGTGCTCTTATAAGATTGCTGAATAAAAAGAAGAAATTTTCTGAGGCAAGAGGGTTATTTGACGAGATGCGAAAGGAGGGTTTGACAGCTGAACCAGATGTTTACAGTTTTTATATTGACATCAGTTTTAATGAGGATAATTTGGAGTCGACCATTACACTTTGTGATGAACTGGTGGAAGCCAGTCATGTAAAATCTAAAGCTGGCACAAACTAA